Proteins co-encoded in one Taeniopygia guttata chromosome 4, bTaeGut7.mat, whole genome shotgun sequence genomic window:
- the EIF4E gene encoding eukaryotic translation initiation factor 4E: MAAVEPETTPNPQPAEEEKTEPTPSQEVASPEQYIKHPLQNRWALWFFKNDKSKTWQANLRLISKFDTVEDFWALYNHIQLSSNLMPGCDYSLFKDGIEPMWEDEKNKRGGRWLITLNKQQRRSDLDRFWLETLLCLIGESFDDYSDDVCGAVVNVRTKGDKIAIWTTECENRDAVTHIGRVYKERLGLPPKIVIGYQSHADTATKSGSTTKNRFVV; the protein is encoded by the exons ATGGCGGCGGTGGAACCG GAAACCACTCCCAACCCCCAACctgcagaagaggagaaaaCCGAGCCAACACCTAGTCAGGAGGttgccagccctgagcagtaTATTAAACATCCACTACAAAACAG aTGGGCACtctggttttttaaaaatgacaaaagcAAAACTTGGCAAGCAAATCTTCGTCTTATCTCAAAGTTCGATACTGTTGAGGATTTTTGGGC TTTATACAACCATATCCAGCTCTCTAGTAATTTAATGCCTGGTTGTGACTACTCGCTCTTTAAG GATGGGATTGAACCCATGTGGGAAGATGAAAAGAACAAGCGAGGAGGCCGATGGCTAATTACACTAAACAAGCAGCAGAGACGAAGTGACCTTGATCGCTTCTGGCTAGAGACA ctgctgtgccttaTTGGGGAGTCATTCGATGACTACAGTGATGATGTGTGTGGTGCTGTTGTTAATGTTAGAACTAAGGGTGATAAAATAGCAATATGGACAACTGAATGTGAAAACAGGGATGCTGTTACGCATATAGG gaGAGTATACAAGGAAAGATTAGGACTTCCTCCAAAGATAGTGATTGGTTATCAGTCCCATGCAGACACAGCTACTAAGAGCGGCTCCACCACTAAAAATAGGTTTGTTGTTTAA